A portion of the Anoplopoma fimbria isolate UVic2021 breed Golden Eagle Sablefish chromosome 15, Afim_UVic_2022, whole genome shotgun sequence genome contains these proteins:
- the tmem151bb gene encoding transmembrane protein 151B — protein MSPPASAATASESSTTTVFEEDTREEQRPLKQSLSKSLCRESFWKCLLLSVLMYGCMGAMVWCHVTKVTRLTFDSAFKGKSMMYHDSPCSDGYIYIPLALLGMLYLVYLVECWHCHVKNELQHKVDVEGIYERIQRMQQAKPCIWWKAISYHYVRRTRQVTRYRNGDAYTSTQVYHERVNTHVAEAEFDHGHCGVKDVSKQLLSLEKSALTKMRFTKCFSFANVESENSYLTQRARFFTDNEGLDDYMEAREGMHLKNIDLKEYVMVLSDPERHPWYLSHYVFWFASFLTFSWPLRVFTEYHTAYVHYRVEKLFGHDYLPVTPCDDRPHWRRIPRVTTIDSTELEWHIRSNQQLVPSYSEAGLMDLAQCPSSLSGTRQNCERCHRAISCSSVFSRSALSVCTGASSRIPFSGSRFSLARRYGSQRSCFWRSGSLDDQESPSENTRCLSERVTTDDEGPPEYDDALCYPVLIVHCSENCHNHRSFHRNGSCVETSL, from the exons ATGTCCCCTCCAGCATCGGCTGCGACAGCCAGTGAAAGCAGTACGACCACCGTGTTCGAGGAGGACACCAGGGAGGAG CAAAGGCCCCTGAAGCAATCTCTGAGCAAGTCACTATGCCGGGAGAGCTTTTGGAAATGCCTGCTCCTATCCGTTCTCATGTACGGCTGCATGGGAGCGATGGTCTGGTGTCATGTCACCAAGGTGACCCGCCTCACCTTTGACAGTGCCTTCAAAGGGAAATCCATGATGTACCATGACAGTCCCTGCTCTGACGGCTACATCTACATCCCCCTGGCCCTGCTGGGCATGCTCTACTTGGTCTACCTTGTGGAGTGCTGGCACTGTCATGTGAAAAATGAGCTGCAGCACAAAGTGGACGTGGAGGGGATCTACGAGCGCATCCAAAGGATGCAGCAGGCCAAACCCTGCATCTGGTGGAAGGCCATCAGCTACCACTACGTCCGCCGAACACGACAGGTCACGCGCTACCGCAATGGCGACGCTTACACTAGCACCCAGGTTTACCACGAACGCGTCAACACCCACGTGGCTGAGGCTGAATTCGACCACGGTCACTGTGGCGTCAAAGATGTGTCAAAGCAGCTGCTCAGCTTGGAGAAGTCTGCCCTTACTAAGATGCGGTTCACCAAGTGCTTCAGTTTTGCCAACGTGGAGTCCGAGAATTCCTACCTTACCCAACGAGCAAGGTTTTTCACTGACAATGAGGGCCTTGATGACTACATGGAAGCCAGGGAGGGCATGCACCTGAAGAACATAGACCTAAAGGAGTACGTCATGGTGCTGTCTGACCCAGAGCGCCACCCCTGGTATCTGTCCCACTATGTCTTCTGGTTCGCCTCgtttctcactttctcctgGCCTCTCAGAGTCTTCACCGAGTATCACACCGCGTACGTCCACTACCGCGTTGAGAAGCTCTTTGGGCATGATTACCTCCCTGTGACCCCGTGTGATGATCGGCCACACTGGCGCCGCATCCCTCGCGTTACCACCATTGACAGCACAGAGCTGGAATGGCACATTCGGTCCAACCAGCAACTGGTTCCCAGTTACTCAGAGGCTGGCCTGATGGACCTGGCCCAGTGCCCGTCCAGCTTAAGCGGGACCCGTCAGAACTGTGAGCGCTGCCACAGAGCCAtcagctgctcctctgtgttctcTAGGAGCGCCCTCAGCGTCTGCACCGGTGCCAGCTCCCGCATCCCCTTCAGCGGCAGCCGCTTCTCCTTGGCGCGGCGCTACGGCTCCCAGCGCAGCTGCTTCTGGCGGAGCGGCAGCTTAGACGACCAGGAGAGTCCCAGTGAAAACACCCGCTGTCTGTCAGAGCGGGTCACCACAGACGATGAGGGACCTCCAGAATATGACGACGCACTCTGCTACCCAGTGCTCATTGTCCACTGTAGCGAGAACTGCCACAACCACAGGTCTTTCCACAGAAATGGCTCCTGCGTGGAGACTTCCTTATGA